One window from the genome of Deferribacterota bacterium encodes:
- a CDS encoding DUF2147 domain-containing protein encodes MSKKLILKLFIILITFVVSNYLYATDDKSVFGLWKTNNIRTKKPEAIVKIYKKDGKLYGKVVRLLPNRIKELNEMGEYPPLCKKCPGRFKNKPIIGLDFVYGLEKDDDKWEDGKILDPETGKIYNVSIYLNKDNPDILMVKGCIVWPLCKTQKWERVSGSSDNN; translated from the coding sequence ATGTCAAAAAAGCTAATTTTAAAGTTATTTATAATATTAATAACATTTGTTGTTTCAAATTATTTATATGCCACTGATGATAAAAGTGTATTTGGCTTGTGGAAAACTAATAATATAAGGACAAAAAAACCAGAGGCAATAGTTAAGATATATAAAAAGGATGGTAAATTATATGGCAAGGTTGTTAGGTTGTTACCTAATAGGATTAAAGAATTAAATGAGATGGGTGAATATCCACCTCTTTGCAAGAAATGTCCTGGTAGATTTAAGAATAAACCTATCATCGGTTTAGATTTTGTATATGGTTTAGAGAAGGATGATGACAAGTGGGAAGATGGCAAAATATTAGATCCAGAGACTGGTAAGATATATAATGTTAGCATTTATTTAAATAAAGACAATCCAGACATTTTAATGGTTAAAGGCTGTATAGTTTGGCCATTATGTAAAACCCAAAAATGGGAGAGGGTTTCAGGCAGTAGCGACAACAATTAA
- a CDS encoding hemerythrin family protein: MIIAKDNYINVINEQKSKLIGIFLDLYNLIEQKTIKVDIKKILNDLYDYARGSFPLEEKLLYHFNYPNKYKHISEHCWFINKINEFIELAGKDNYEVLIVDIFNFLAFWIENHIEKSDYLFFKNLYNLKNKAYLNKN, encoded by the coding sequence ATGATTATAGCAAAAGATAATTATATTAATGTGATTAATGAACAAAAAAGTAAATTAATTGGAATCTTTTTAGATTTATATAATCTAATTGAGCAAAAGACCATAAAAGTTGATATAAAGAAGATTTTAAATGACTTATATGATTATGCCAGAGGATCATTTCCTTTAGAAGAAAAATTGTTATATCACTTTAATTATCCTAATAAATATAAGCATATAAGTGAACATTGTTGGTTTATAAATAAGATTAATGAATTTATAGAGTTAGCAGGCAAAGATAATTATGAAGTTTTAATTGTTGATATTTTTAATTTTTTAGCCTTTTGGATTGAAAATCATATAGAAAAATCAGACTATCTCTTTTTTAAAAATTTGTATAATCTTAAAAATAAAGCTTATTTAAATAAGAATTAA